Proteins from a single region of Streptococcus mitis:
- the phoU gene encoding phosphate signaling complex protein PhoU, producing MLRSQFEEDLEKLHNQFYAMGQEVLSQINRTVRAFVTHDRDLAKEVIEDDAEVNEYEVKLEKKSFEMIALQQPVSQDLRTVLTVLKAVSDLERMGDHAVSIAKAAIRMKGEQRIPAVEEEIKRMGRDVKNFVEAALDLYLNASVDQAYEVAAMDEKINHYFDSIRDLATEEIKKNPDAIVTGRDYFQVIAFLERIGDYAKNICEWVVYFETGKIVEL from the coding sequence ATGTTACGTTCTCAATTTGAAGAAGATTTAGAGAAATTGCACAACCAGTTCTACGCTATGGGACAGGAAGTGCTATCCCAAATCAATCGTACAGTGCGTGCCTTTGTCACGCATGACCGTGATTTGGCCAAAGAAGTTATCGAAGACGATGCAGAAGTAAATGAATACGAAGTGAAACTGGAGAAGAAATCATTTGAAATGATTGCCCTCCAACAACCCGTTTCTCAGGACTTGCGTACAGTTCTAACCGTCTTGAAGGCTGTATCTGACTTAGAACGTATGGGTGACCATGCTGTTTCTATTGCCAAGGCAGCAATTCGTATGAAAGGGGAGCAACGCATCCCAGCTGTTGAAGAAGAAATCAAGAGAATGGGTCGCGATGTCAAAAACTTCGTCGAAGCAGCCCTTGATCTCTATCTCAATGCGTCAGTAGACCAGGCCTATGAAGTAGCAGCCATGGACGAAAAAATCAACCATTACTTTGATAGCATTCGTGACTTGGCTACAGAAGAAATCAAGAAAAATCCTGATGCCATCGTTACAGGTCGTGATTATTTCCAAGTGATTGCCTTCTTGGAACGCATTGGAGACTATGCCAAAAATATCTGTGAATGGGTTGTTTACTTTGAAACAGGTAAGATTGTCGAACTATAA
- a CDS encoding ABC transporter substrate-binding protein, protein MKSKKWIFVLCSFLASFFLVACQSGSNGSQSAVEAIKQKGKLVVATSPDYAPFEFQALVDGKNQIVGADIDMAQAIADELGVKLEISSMSFDNVLTSLQTGKADLAVAGISATDERKEVFDFSIPYYENKISFLVRKADVEKYKDLTSLESANIAAQKGTVPESMVKEQLPKAQLTSLTNMGEAVNELQAGKVDAVHMDEPVALSYAAKNADLAVATVSLKMKDGEANAVALRKNSADLKEVVDKVIQKLKDEGTYQSYLEKAASLTEVEE, encoded by the coding sequence ATGAAATCGAAAAAATGGATATTTGTTTTATGTAGCTTTCTTGCAAGTTTCTTCTTAGTGGCTTGCCAGTCGGGTTCTAATGGTTCTCAGTCAGCTGTTGAGGCCATTAAGCAAAAGGGGAAATTAGTTGTGGCGACTAGTCCTGATTATGCACCTTTTGAATTCCAAGCCTTGGTTGACGGGAAAAATCAGATAGTTGGTGCGGACATTGATATGGCCCAAGCTATCGCTGATGAACTTGGGGTGAAGTTGGAAATTTCAAGCATGAGTTTTGATAATGTCTTGACTAGTCTTCAAACTGGTAAGGCTGACCTAGCTGTCGCAGGAATTAGCGCTACTGATGAGAGAAAAGAAGTCTTTGATTTTTCAATCCCTTACTATGAAAACAAGATTAGTTTCTTGGTTCGTAAGGCCGATGTAGAAAAATACAAGGATTTAACTAGCCTTGAAAGTGCTAATATTGCAGCCCAAAAAGGAACTGTTCCAGAATCAATGGTCAAGGAACAATTGCCAAAAGCTCAATTGACTTCCCTAACCAATATGGGTGAAGCTGTCAATGAATTGCAAGCTGGAAAAGTAGATGCTGTTCACATGGATGAGCCTGTTGCCCTTAGCTATGCTGCTAAAAATGCAGACCTAGCTGTCGCAACTGTTAGCTTGAAAATGAAGGACGGCGAAGCCAATGCAGTTGCCCTTAGAAAAAATAGTGCTGATTTGAAAGAAGTGGTGGACAAAGTCATCCAAAAACTCAAGGATGAAGGAACTTACCAAAGCTATCTTGAAAAAGCAGCAAGCCTAACAGAAGTTGAAGAATAA
- a CDS encoding PLP-dependent aminotransferase family protein gives MKKQSKYQEVVAYLKNSIESGRFPTGSRLPSIRQLSLDFHCSKDTVQRALLELRHEQYLYAKPQSGYYVLEQGQHQDLEIEVTDEHASAYDDFRLCVNETLIGRENYLFNYYDNQEGLEDLRQSIHQLLFDQALYCKADQLVLTSGTQQALFILSQISFPSQAKEILVEQPTYHRMNRLLIAQGLDYQTIERGIDGIDLEELEGHFKTGKIKFFYTIPRFHYPLGHSYSDQDKRAILDLATKYGVYIVEDDYLGDLDSKKGQTFHYLDTEERVIYIKSFSTSLFPALRITALILPNAIKEAFVAYKNILDYDSNLIMQKALSLYIDSQLFEKNRLARLANQEAYQKQIEKRLTKTPCPLLHFPLHDGLLLDLRQYPKIASLKHSQLGLDFFEKAYLGACPYQFAKVSLDNLENVLNYLKAELE, from the coding sequence ATGAAGAAACAAAGCAAGTACCAAGAGGTCGTAGCTTATCTGAAAAATAGTATCGAGTCTGGACGTTTTCCGACGGGAAGCCGCCTGCCTTCTATCCGTCAACTAAGCCTTGACTTTCACTGTAGCAAGGATACTGTCCAACGAGCCCTGCTGGAATTACGGCACGAACAATACCTCTATGCTAAGCCCCAGAGTGGCTACTATGTCCTAGAACAAGGGCAACACCAGGACCTAGAAATTGAGGTTACAGACGAACATGCCAGCGCCTACGACGATTTTCGACTCTGTGTCAATGAAACCTTGATTGGCCGAGAAAACTACCTCTTCAACTATTATGACAACCAAGAAGGTTTAGAAGACCTAAGACAGTCCATTCACCAACTCCTCTTTGACCAAGCCCTCTACTGCAAGGCTGACCAACTGGTACTGACTTCTGGAACCCAACAAGCCCTTTTTATCCTCTCTCAAATTTCCTTTCCTAGCCAAGCCAAGGAAATCTTGGTGGAACAGCCGACCTACCATCGAATGAATCGCCTCTTGATTGCTCAGGGCTTGGACTATCAAACGATTGAACGAGGCATTGATGGGATTGACTTGGAGGAGCTGGAAGGCCATTTCAAGACAGGAAAAATTAAGTTTTTCTATACCATTCCTCGATTTCACTATCCTCTGGGACATTCCTATTCTGATCAAGACAAACGAGCTATTCTTGACCTAGCTACCAAGTATGGAGTCTATATCGTAGAGGATGACTATCTGGGAGATTTGGACTCTAAAAAGGGCCAAACCTTCCACTACCTAGATACAGAGGAGAGGGTCATTTACATCAAGTCCTTCTCAACCAGCCTCTTTCCAGCCCTACGGATCACGGCACTCATTCTGCCAAATGCTATCAAGGAAGCCTTTGTGGCCTACAAAAATATCCTAGACTACGACAGCAACCTCATCATGCAAAAGGCTTTATCACTCTATATCGACAGTCAACTGTTTGAGAAAAACCGTCTGGCTCGCTTGGCCAATCAGGAAGCTTACCAGAAGCAAATCGAGAAAAGGTTAACTAAAACACCTTGTCCCCTTCTTCATTTCCCTCTTCACGATGGTTTATTACTAGACTTGCGACAGTATCCTAAAATTGCCAGTCTCAAACACAGTCAACTGGGCTTGGACTTCTTTGAAAAGGCTTACTTGGGTGCTTGCCCTTATCAATTTGCCAAGGTGTCCTTAGACAATCTGGAAAATGTTTTAAACTATTTAAAAGCAGAATTGGAATGA
- the budA gene encoding acetolactate decarboxylase produces the protein MDKNVQEPVKLFQYNTLGALMAGLYGGTMTVGELLEHGDLGLGTLDSIDGELIVLDGKAYQAKGSGEQPEIVEVSPDALIPYAAVVPHQAEVIFRQRFEMTDKELEERIESYYDGENLFRSIKIRGEFSHMHVRMIPKSTPDTKFAEVATHQPEYSRDNVAGTIVGFWTPEIFHGVSVAGYHLHFISDDLTFGGHVMDFVIKEGIIEVGAVDQLDQRFPVQDRQYLFAKFNVDEMKKDIEKAE, from the coding sequence ATGGATAAGAACGTGCAGGAACCAGTGAAATTATTTCAATACAATACCCTTGGAGCCTTGATGGCTGGCCTTTATGGTGGGACCATGACAGTAGGAGAATTACTAGAGCATGGTGACCTTGGTTTGGGGACCTTGGATTCTATTGATGGGGAATTGATTGTCTTGGATGGCAAGGCTTATCAGGCCAAAGGCTCAGGAGAGCAACCAGAAATTGTAGAAGTGTCACCAGATGCCCTTATTCCTTACGCTGCAGTGGTACCGCATCAAGCAGAGGTTATTTTCCGCCAGCGCTTTGAGATGACAGACAAGGAATTGGAAGAACGAATCGAGTCTTATTATGATGGGGAAAATCTTTTCCGCTCTATCAAGATTCGTGGGGAATTTTCGCATATGCATGTGCGCATGATTCCCAAGTCGACACCAGATACCAAGTTTGCTGAGGTTGCAACCCATCAGCCTGAATATAGTCGCGACAATGTGGCAGGAACCATCGTTGGTTTCTGGACCCCAGAAATTTTCCACGGGGTCAGTGTGGCAGGCTACCATCTCCACTTCATCTCAGATGACTTGACCTTCGGTGGACATGTCATGGACTTTGTTATCAAGGAAGGGATCATCGAGGTAGGAGCAGTTGACCAATTAGACCAACGGTTCCCAGTCCAAGATCGTCAATACTTGTTTGCTAAGTTCAATGTTGACGAGATGAAAAAAGATATTGAAAAGGCAGAATAG
- a CDS encoding YhfC family intramembrane metalloprotease, translating to MTIHIIITMVLLLAFLLGSIWYTKKKYQINLAVLGLGAVAFFVSSQILEKLVHILVLHPQKDGSIALLQDHPLVYIIYGIAMAAFFEETARLVFFKWLEKKRSLDKADALAYGLGHGGLELIFLGLTSLINLYIVLSAVQTQNPQVMQLLSENMLKTIQSLSVWQIYLLGFERILALGFQLLLTVWVYQAVRQKKWTYLLAAYGLHAFFDLAPSLAQVGWLTNPVLVEVVLALELVLVAYGTKAIFCKKS from the coding sequence ATGACCATTCATATTATCATTACTATGGTGCTGTTACTGGCTTTCTTGCTAGGAAGCATTTGGTATACCAAAAAGAAATACCAGATTAATCTAGCTGTTTTGGGCTTGGGGGCTGTCGCCTTCTTTGTCTCTTCACAGATTTTAGAAAAACTGGTGCATATCTTGGTTTTACATCCTCAAAAAGACGGTAGTATTGCCCTCTTGCAAGATCATCCACTTGTCTATATCATCTATGGCATAGCCATGGCAGCCTTTTTTGAGGAAACTGCTCGTCTTGTTTTCTTCAAATGGTTGGAGAAAAAGAGAAGTTTGGACAAGGCAGACGCCTTGGCTTATGGGTTAGGTCATGGTGGTTTGGAATTGATTTTCCTGGGCCTTACTAGTTTGATTAATCTCTACATTGTTCTCTCAGCAGTTCAAACTCAGAATCCACAGGTCATGCAATTGCTGTCTGAAAATATGTTGAAAACCATTCAGTCGCTGTCTGTCTGGCAGATTTATTTGCTTGGTTTTGAACGGATTTTGGCTCTAGGATTCCAATTGCTGTTGACCGTTTGGGTTTACCAAGCTGTTCGCCAGAAGAAATGGACATATCTCCTAGCGGCTTATGGACTCCATGCCTTCTTTGACCTGGCACCATCTCTTGCTCAAGTTGGCTGGCTGACAAATCCTGTCTTGGTTGAAGTTGTCCTAGCACTTGAACTTGTTCTAGTCGCCTATGGAACCAAGGCTATCTTTTGCAAAAAATCATAA
- the murB gene encoding UDP-N-acetylmuramate dehydrogenase, protein MSVKEKMLEILEGIDIRFKEPLHSYSYTKVGGEADYLVFPRNRFELARVVKFANQENIPWMVLGNASNIIVRDGGIRGFVILCDKLNNVSVDGYTIEAEAGANLIETTRIALRHSLTGFEFACGIPGSVGGAVFMNAGAYGGEIAHILQSCKVLTKDGEIETLSAKDLSFGYRHSAIQESGAVVLSAKFALAPGSHQVIKQEMDRLTHLRELKQPLEYPSCGSVFKRPVGHFAGQLISEAGLKGYRIGGVEVSEKHAGFMINVADGTAKDYEDLIESVIEKVKEHSGVTLEREVRILGESK, encoded by the coding sequence ATGTCAGTAAAAGAAAAAATGCTTGAAATCTTAGAAGGGATTGATATCCGTTTTAAGGAACCTTTGCATAGCTATAGTTATACAAAAGTAGGTGGAGAGGCTGACTATCTGGTTTTTCCACGAAATCGTTTTGAGTTGGCTCGCGTTGTTAAATTTGCCAATCAAGAAAATATCCCTTGGATGGTTCTTGGGAATGCCAGCAACATCATCGTTCGTGATGGTGGGATTCGTGGATTTGTCATCTTGTGTGACAAGCTCAATAACGTTTCCGTTGATGGCTATACCATCGAGGCAGAAGCTGGAGCTAACTTGATTGAAACAACTCGCATTGCCCTCCGTCATAGTTTAACTGGCTTTGAGTTTGCTTGTGGCATTCCTGGGAGTGTCGGTGGTGCTGTCTTTATGAATGCGGGTGCCTATGGTGGCGAGATTGCCCACATCTTGCAGTCTTGTAAGGTCTTGACCAAGGATGGAGAAATCGAGACTCTGTCTGCCAAGGACTTGTCATTTGGTTACCGCCATTCAGCTATTCAGGAGTCTGGTGCAGTTGTCTTGTCAGCTAAATTTGCCCTTGCTCCAGGAAGCCATCAGGTTATCAAGCAAGAAATGGATCGTTTGACGCATCTACGTGAACTCAAGCAACCTTTAGAATATCCATCTTGTGGTTCGGTCTTTAAGCGTCCAGTAGGTCATTTTGCAGGTCAATTAATTTCAGAAGCTGGCTTGAAAGGCTATCGTATCGGTGGTGTTGAAGTATCTGAAAAGCACGCAGGATTTATGATCAATGTCGCAGACGGAACGGCTAAAGACTACGAGGACTTGATTGAGTCTGTTATCGAAAAAGTCAAGGAACACTCTGGCGTTACTCTTGAGAGAGAAGTCCGTATTTTAGGTGAAAGCAAGTAG
- a CDS encoding ABC transporter ATP-binding protein: protein MKKPIIEFKNVSKVFEDSNTKVLKDINFELEEGKFYTLLGASGSGKSTILNIIAGLLDATTGDILLDGVRINDIPTNKRDVHTVFQSYALFPHMNVFENVAFPLRLRKIDKKEIEKRVAEVLKMVQLEGYEKRSIRKLSGGQRQRVAIARAIINQPRVVLLDEPLSALDLKLRTDMQYELRELQQRLGITFVFVTHDQEEALAMSDWIFVMNDGEIVQSGTPVDIYDEPINHFVATFIGESNILPGTMIEDYLVEFNGKRFEAVDGGMKPNEPVEVVIRPEDLRITLPEEGKLQVKVDTQLFRGVHYEIIAYDELGNEWMIHSTRKAIVGEEIGLDFEPEDIHIMRLNETEEEFDARIEEYVEIEEQEAGLINAIEEERDEENKL, encoded by the coding sequence TTGAAAAAACCAATTATTGAATTCAAAAACGTCTCTAAAGTTTTTGAAGACAGCAACACCAAGGTTCTCAAAGACATCAACTTTGAGTTGGAAGAAGGGAAATTCTACACCCTTTTAGGCGCATCTGGTTCAGGGAAATCAACTATCCTTAACATCATTGCAGGTTTATTGGATGCGACGACAGGAGATATTTTACTGGATGGTGTCCGTATCAATGATATCCCAACCAACAAGCGAGACGTCCATACGGTCTTCCAATCCTATGCCTTGTTTCCACATATGAATGTGTTTGAAAATGTTGCTTTTCCGCTCCGCTTGCGCAAGATTGACAAGAAAGAAATCGAGAAACGCGTAGCGGAAGTTCTCAAGATGGTTCAGTTGGAAGGGTATGAAAAACGTTCCATTCGTAAACTTTCTGGAGGACAACGTCAGCGTGTGGCTATTGCCCGTGCCATCATCAACCAACCCCGTGTGGTTTTGTTGGACGAGCCTTTGTCAGCGTTGGACTTGAAATTAAGAACAGACATGCAGTACGAACTGCGTGAACTGCAACAACGATTGGGTATTACCTTTGTTTTTGTCACTCACGATCAGGAAGAAGCACTTGCCATGAGTGACTGGATTTTCGTTATGAATGATGGTGAGATTGTCCAGTCTGGAACTCCTGTGGACATCTACGATGAGCCGATCAACCACTTTGTTGCCACCTTTATCGGTGAGTCAAATATCTTGCCAGGAACCATGATTGAGGACTACTTGGTTGAGTTTAACGGCAAACGCTTCGAAGCGGTCGATGGAGGGATGAAGCCAAATGAACCTGTTGAAGTCGTGATTCGTCCAGAGGACTTGCGCATTACCCTTCCTGAAGAAGGCAAGCTCCAAGTTAAGGTCGATACCCAGCTCTTCCGTGGGGTGCACTATGAAATTATCGCCTATGATGAACTTGGAAATGAATGGATGATCCACTCGACTCGTAAGGCCATCGTGGGTGAGGAAATCGGTTTGGACTTTGAGCCAGAAGATATCCACATCATGCGTCTCAACGAAACCGAAGAAGAGTTCGATGCTCGTATCGAAGAATACGTGGAAATTGAAGAGCAAGAAGCAGGTCTGATCAATGCAATCGAGGAGGAAAGAGATGAAGAAAACAAGCTCTAA
- a CDS encoding ABC transporter permease has translation MKKTSSKLFVVPYMLWIALFVLAPLVLIFGQSFFNIEGQFSLENYKSYFASQNLTYLKMSFNSVLYAGIVTFVTLLISYPTALFLTRLKHRQLWLMLIILPTWINLLLKAYAFIGIFGQNGSINQFLEFIGIGSQQLLFTDFSFIFVASYIELPFMILPIFNVLDDMDNNLINASYDLGATKWETFRHVIFPLSMNGVRSGVQSVFIPSLSLFMLTRLIGGNRVITLGTAIEQNFLTNDNYGMGSTIGVILILTMFITMWVTKERRER, from the coding sequence ATGAAGAAAACAAGCTCTAAACTCTTTGTAGTGCCCTACATGCTCTGGATTGCCCTCTTTGTATTGGCACCCTTGGTCTTGATTTTCGGTCAATCCTTTTTCAACATCGAAGGCCAGTTCAGTTTAGAAAATTACAAATCCTACTTTGCGTCACAAAACTTGACCTATCTAAAAATGAGTTTCAACTCTGTACTCTATGCAGGAATTGTGACCTTTGTAACCCTCCTTATCAGCTATCCAACAGCCCTCTTTTTGACCCGTCTCAAGCACCGTCAACTCTGGCTCATGCTTATTATCCTGCCAACTTGGATCAATTTGCTCCTCAAGGCCTATGCCTTTATCGGAATTTTTGGTCAAAATGGCTCTATTAACCAATTTTTGGAATTTATCGGAATCGGTTCGCAACAGTTGCTCTTTACTGATTTCTCCTTTATTTTTGTCGCAAGCTACATCGAGCTTCCCTTTATGATTTTGCCCATTTTCAATGTCTTGGACGATATGGATAACAACCTCATCAATGCCAGCTATGACCTCGGTGCGACCAAGTGGGAGACTTTCCGTCATGTCATCTTCCCTCTGTCTATGAACGGCGTGCGAAGTGGAGTTCAATCCGTCTTTATCCCAAGCTTGAGTCTCTTCATGCTGACCCGTTTGATTGGTGGGAACCGCGTTATCACCTTGGGGACAGCCATTGAGCAGAATTTCCTAACCAATGACAACTACGGTATGGGTTCAACCATCGGTGTGATTCTCATTCTGACCATGTTCATCACCATGTGGGTGACCAAGGAAAGGAGAGAACGATGA
- a CDS encoding ABC transporter permease: MKKFANLYLGLVFLVLYLPIFYLIGYAFNAGNDMNSFTGFSLSHFKTMFGDGRLMLIVTQTFFLAFLSALIATIIGTFGAIYIYQSRKKYQEAFLSLNNILMVAPDVMIGASFLILFTQLKFSLGFVTVLSSHVAFSIPIVVLMVLPRLKEMNGDMIHAAYDLGASQFQMFKEIMLPYLTPSIIAGYFMAFTYSLDDFAVTFFVTGNGFSTLSVEIYSRARKGISLEINALSALVFLFSIILVVGYYFISREKEEQA; the protein is encoded by the coding sequence ATGAAAAAATTTGCCAACCTTTATCTGGGACTGGTCTTTCTTGTCCTCTACCTGCCGATTTTTTACTTGATTGGCTACGCCTTTAATGCAGGCAATGACATGAATAGCTTTACAGGCTTTAGCTTGAGCCATTTTAAAACCATGTTTGGCGATGGTCGCCTTATGTTGATTGTGACTCAGACCTTTTTCTTGGCCTTCCTGTCAGCCTTGATTGCGACCATTATCGGGACTTTTGGAGCTATTTACATTTACCAGTCTCGTAAGAAATACCAAGAAGCCTTTCTTTCACTCAATAATATCCTCATGGTTGCGCCTGACGTTATGATTGGTGCCAGCTTCTTGATTCTCTTTACTCAACTCAAGTTTTCACTTGGCTTTGTGACCGTTCTATCTAGTCATGTGGCCTTCTCCATTCCTATCGTGGTATTAATGGTCTTGCCACGTCTCAAGGAAATGAACGGCGATATGATTCATGCGGCCTATGACCTTGGTGCCAGTCAATTTCAGATGTTCAAGGAAATTATGCTTCCTTACCTGACTCCGTCTATCATTGCTGGTTATTTCATGGCCTTCACCTATTCGCTAGATGACTTTGCCGTGACCTTCTTCGTAACGGGAAATGGCTTTTCAACCCTGTCAGTCGAAATTTACTCTCGTGCTCGTAAAGGGATTTCGCTTGAAATCAATGCCCTGTCTGCCCTTGTCTTTCTCTTTAGTATTATCCTAGTTGTTGGCTATTACTTTATCTCACGTGAGAAGGAGGAGCAAGCATGA
- a CDS encoding ABC transporter substrate-binding protein: protein MKKLYSFLAGIAAIILVLWGIATHLDSKINSRDSQKLVIYNWGDYIDPELLTQFTEETGIQVQYETFDSNEAMYTKIKQGGTTYDIAIPSEYMINKMKDEDLLVPLDYSKLEGLENIGPEFLNQSFDPGNKFSIPYFWGTLGIVYNETMVDEAPEHWDDLWKPEYKNSIMLFDGAREVLGLGLNSLGYSLNSKDTQQLGETVDKLYKLTPNIKAIVADEMKGYMIQNNAAIGVTFSGEASQMLEKNENLRYVVPTEASNLWFDNMVIPKTVKNQDAAYAFINFMLKPENALKNAEYVGYSTPNLPAKELLPEEKKEDKAFYPDAETMKHLEVYEKFDHKWTGKYSDLFLQFKMYRK from the coding sequence ATGAAAAAACTCTATTCATTTTTAGCAGGAATTGCAGCGATTATCCTGGTCTTGTGGGGAATTGCGACGCATCTCGATAGTAAAATCAATAGCCGAGATAGTCAAAAACTGGTTATCTACAACTGGGGTGACTATATCGATCCTGAACTCCTGACTCAGTTCACAGAAGAAACAGGCATCCAAGTCCAGTACGAGACCTTTGACTCCAACGAAGCCATGTACACCAAGATCAAGCAGGGTGGAACGACCTACGATATTGCCATTCCTAGTGAATACATGATTAACAAGATGAAGGACGAAGACCTCTTGGTACCACTTGATTATTCAAAACTTGAAGGTCTTGAAAATATCGGACCAGAGTTCCTCAACCAGTCCTTTGACCCAGGCAATAAATTCTCCATCCCTTACTTCTGGGGTACCTTGGGAATTGTCTACAATGAAACCATGGTAGATGAGGCGCCTGAGCATTGGGATGACCTTTGGAAACCAGAGTATAAGAACTCTATCATGCTCTTTGATGGGGCGCGTGAGGTATTGGGACTCGGGCTTAACTCGCTTGGTTACAGCCTCAACTCCAAGGATACCCAGCAGTTGGGAGAAACAGTGGATAAGCTCTATAAATTGACTCCAAATATCAAGGCTATCGTTGCCGACGAGATGAAGGGATACATGATTCAGAACAACGCTGCTATCGGTGTGACCTTCTCTGGTGAAGCCAGCCAAATGTTAGAAAAAAATGAAAATCTACGCTATGTGGTTCCGACTGAGGCCAGCAACCTTTGGTTTGACAATATGGTCATTCCCAAAACAGTCAAAAACCAAGATGCAGCCTATGCCTTTATCAACTTTATGTTGAAACCCGAAAATGCCCTCAAAAATGCAGAGTATGTCGGCTATTCAACACCAAACCTACCAGCTAAGGAATTACTCCCAGAGGAGAAAAAAGAAGACAAGGCCTTCTATCCAGATGCTGAAACCATGAAACACCTAGAAGTTTATGAGAAATTTGACCATAAATGGACAGGAAAATATAGCGACCTCTTCCTACAGTTTAAAATGTATCGGAAGTAG
- the cas1 gene encoding CRISPR-associated endonuclease Cas1, translating to MSDLFVQKSDYFLGLSNQKIIIKNSQREIEREVSIYLVDNLLIFGQAQISTQLLRALARENINVYYFSSEGKFLACLDSYRQEDFDKQEKQVRACLGQDFCLVLSKEIVSAKVKHQLSLLKSYNQDGILSVDEFGRFHLTLQKIKEAESISQIMGYEGRIAKSYFYYLSLLVPDSFRFHGRRTRPAEDCFNCLLNFGYTILYSCFLGLIRKNGLSYGFGILHQSHGHHACLASDLMEEWRPVIVDNTIMQLILEESLKDEHFETKADGTFILKDEGRKVFLLAMRERMLEIHQYIELDKKRYSFFYTTDQQIKRLIRAFEQQDSHLYVTAYTGEE from the coding sequence ATGAGTGATTTATTTGTACAAAAATCGGACTATTTTTTAGGTCTATCCAATCAGAAAATCATCATAAAAAATAGTCAGCGAGAAATCGAGAGAGAAGTATCCATCTACCTTGTCGACAATCTTTTAATTTTTGGTCAGGCTCAAATAAGTACGCAATTATTGAGAGCTTTAGCAAGGGAGAATATTAATGTCTACTATTTTTCTAGCGAGGGTAAATTTTTGGCTTGTTTAGATTCTTATCGTCAAGAAGACTTTGATAAGCAAGAGAAACAAGTCAGGGCTTGCCTAGGCCAAGACTTTTGTCTAGTTCTTTCAAAGGAAATCGTATCTGCTAAAGTTAAGCATCAACTTTCCTTGTTGAAAAGCTATAATCAAGATGGAATCTTGTCAGTAGATGAATTTGGACGTTTTCATTTAACCCTTCAGAAAATAAAGGAGGCAGAGTCCATCTCGCAGATAATGGGGTATGAAGGTCGTATTGCGAAATCTTATTTTTACTATCTGAGCTTACTAGTACCGGATTCTTTTCGTTTTCATGGTCGTAGAACGCGTCCTGCTGAGGATTGTTTCAACTGTTTGCTTAATTTTGGTTACACCATTCTTTATTCCTGCTTTTTGGGTTTGATACGGAAAAATGGCTTAAGTTATGGATTTGGTATCCTACATCAGAGCCATGGTCATCACGCTTGTCTTGCGAGCGATTTGATGGAGGAGTGGAGACCAGTCATTGTAGACAATACGATCATGCAATTGATTTTGGAAGAGAGTTTAAAAGATGAGCATTTTGAAACAAAGGCTGATGGTACTTTTATTTTAAAAGATGAGGGAAGGAAAGTATTTCTTCTAGCTATGAGAGAGAGGATGCTAGAGATACATCAGTATATCGAGCTGGATAAAAAGCGCTATTCTTTCTTTTACACGACTGACCAGCAGATTAAGCGCTTGATTCGGGCTTTTGAACAGCAGGATAGTCATTTGTATGTAACAGCCTATACAGGAGAAGAGTGA
- the cas2 gene encoding CRISPR-associated endonuclease Cas2, producing MGLYYHLSGEEKEFAKKKSLFCLIIYDIISNKRRLRLAKLLEGFGMRVQRSCFEVDLEKASYQVLIRELEYFYDPSEFDNIIVYVGNREETIRLNTDDRELEDADCLFF from the coding sequence ATGGGATTATATTATCATTTATCAGGAGAAGAAAAGGAATTTGCTAAAAAGAAATCCCTCTTTTGTCTGATAATCTACGATATTATTAGCAATAAAAGAAGATTACGATTAGCTAAATTGTTAGAAGGATTTGGGATGAGAGTCCAACGCTCTTGTTTTGAGGTTGACCTAGAGAAGGCTAGTTATCAAGTCTTGATTCGAGAATTGGAATATTTTTATGATCCTAGCGAATTTGATAATATTATTGTCTATGTTGGGAATCGAGAAGAGACTATTCGTTTGAATACCGATGATAGAGAGCTAGAAGATGCAGATTGTTTGTTTTTTTGA